The following are from one region of the Gryllotalpicola protaetiae genome:
- a CDS encoding LmeA family phospholipid-binding protein, which produces MNRARRLAWLVVVLLAVVALAFGADAALRSYAQSRMESEIAKALPAGVTAPGLKVHVRGFSFLAQYLEGRFDQVQVDAPAITTDRGSVSATLEANDVTIDRSFQVAPVLGSMHGTLHVSEAAVNGLVALPDPTASIQLSAKTVTYLATAQVLGLPLSYSAAVRPVADGGVIRLYPESVNVTSGPVHFDVKSLLGGLFDGKPVNLCVAPYLPAGLNIGDITIARSKAAISFDAQHFSLDPKTFNTHGTCPAS; this is translated from the coding sequence ATGAACAGAGCGCGTCGTCTCGCCTGGCTCGTCGTCGTCCTCCTCGCGGTGGTGGCGCTCGCCTTCGGCGCCGACGCGGCGCTGCGGTCATATGCCCAGAGCCGCATGGAATCCGAGATCGCGAAGGCGCTGCCCGCCGGCGTGACCGCGCCGGGGTTGAAAGTCCACGTGCGCGGCTTCTCGTTCCTCGCGCAGTACCTCGAGGGCCGCTTCGACCAGGTCCAGGTCGACGCCCCGGCGATCACGACAGACCGCGGCTCGGTGTCGGCGACGCTCGAGGCGAACGATGTGACCATCGACCGCTCGTTCCAGGTGGCTCCGGTGCTCGGCTCGATGCACGGCACACTGCACGTCTCTGAGGCCGCGGTGAACGGCCTGGTCGCGCTGCCCGACCCGACGGCGTCGATCCAGCTGAGCGCGAAGACCGTCACCTATCTCGCCACCGCACAGGTGCTCGGCCTGCCGCTCAGCTATTCAGCGGCGGTGCGGCCCGTGGCCGACGGCGGGGTGATCCGCCTCTACCCGGAATCCGTCAACGTCACCTCGGGGCCTGTGCACTTCGACGTCAAGTCGTTGCTCGGCGGCCTCTTTGACGGCAAGCCGGTGAACCTCTGCGTCGCGCCCTACCTGCCGGCCGGCCTCAACATCGGCGACATCACGATCGCGCGCAGCAAGGCGGCGATCAGCTTCGACGCCCAGCACTTCTCGCTCGACCCGAAGACCTTCAACACCCACGGCACCTGCCCCGCCTCGTAG
- the lysA gene encoding diaminopimelate decarboxylase produces the protein MVTNPLAPSWLTVPDDANALPAAIWPASARREEDGVVSIGGVRVTDLKAQFGTPLYVIDEADARARAARTLAAFTSAAAAAGTTVTIYYAGKAFLSTEVARWVAETGLNIDTCSAGELAVALAAGVDPARLGLHGNNKSLAEIDRATAVGLGTIVIDSEQEVERVADAAARHGRRQRVRLRVNSGVHAHTHEFLATAHEDQKFGLPLDQVERVVAGIRSHESLDFVGLHCHIGSQIFGSDGFAESASRLLAVHARLLDGGPMPELNLGGGFGIAYTTADDPTPIDELAAHIVGTVAATCAELGIPVPHLAFEPGRSIIGTPGVTLYELGTTKPVEVAAGSGTAMRLYASVDGGMSDNARHALYQADYSVRLMSRRSDASPVLVRIAGKHCESGDIVVDADYLPGDIVPGDLLAVPATGAYCFSLSSRYNYLPRPAVVAVRDGVARVIVRGETEEDLLSHDTGVIR, from the coding sequence GTGGTCACCAACCCCCTGGCGCCGAGCTGGCTGACCGTTCCCGATGACGCGAACGCGCTGCCCGCCGCGATCTGGCCGGCGAGCGCCCGCCGCGAGGAAGACGGCGTCGTCAGCATCGGGGGAGTGCGTGTCACCGACCTGAAGGCGCAGTTCGGCACGCCGCTCTATGTCATCGACGAGGCGGATGCCCGGGCGCGCGCCGCTCGCACGCTGGCCGCCTTCACCTCTGCCGCGGCGGCGGCGGGCACCACGGTCACGATCTACTACGCGGGCAAGGCGTTCCTCTCCACCGAGGTCGCGCGCTGGGTGGCCGAGACGGGCCTCAACATCGACACGTGCAGCGCGGGCGAGCTCGCCGTCGCGCTGGCAGCGGGCGTCGACCCGGCGCGGCTCGGGCTGCACGGCAACAACAAGTCCCTCGCCGAGATCGACCGCGCCACCGCCGTGGGTCTCGGCACGATCGTCATCGACTCAGAGCAAGAGGTCGAGCGCGTCGCCGACGCGGCGGCCCGCCACGGCCGCCGCCAGCGTGTGCGCCTGCGCGTCAACTCGGGCGTGCACGCGCACACCCATGAGTTCCTCGCGACCGCCCACGAAGACCAGAAGTTCGGCCTGCCGCTCGACCAGGTCGAGCGCGTCGTGGCGGGCATCCGCTCGCATGAATCCCTCGACTTCGTCGGCCTGCACTGCCATATCGGCTCGCAGATCTTCGGGTCTGACGGCTTCGCCGAATCCGCCAGCCGCTTGCTCGCGGTGCATGCACGGCTGCTCGACGGCGGCCCCATGCCCGAGTTGAACCTGGGCGGCGGCTTCGGCATCGCCTACACGACCGCCGACGATCCGACGCCGATCGACGAGCTCGCCGCGCACATCGTCGGCACCGTCGCCGCGACCTGCGCCGAGCTCGGCATCCCGGTGCCGCACCTCGCCTTCGAACCGGGCCGGTCGATCATCGGCACGCCCGGTGTCACGCTCTACGAGCTCGGCACGACCAAGCCGGTCGAGGTCGCCGCCGGCAGCGGCACGGCCATGCGGCTGTACGCGAGCGTCGACGGCGGCATGAGCGACAACGCGCGGCACGCGCTCTACCAGGCCGACTACAGCGTGCGGCTGATGAGCAGGCGATCGGATGCTTCGCCCGTGCTCGTCCGCATCGCGGGCAAGCACTGCGAATCCGGTGACATCGTCGTCGACGCCGACTACCTGCCCGGCGACATTGTGCCGGGCGATTTGCTCGCGGTGCCCGCGACCGGCGCGTACTGCTTCTCGCTGTCGAGCCGCTACAACTACCTTCCACGCCCGGCCGTCGTGGCCGTGCGCGACGGCGTCGCCCGCGTGATCGTGCGCGGCGAGACCGAGGAAGACCTTCTCTCACACGACACGGGAGTCATCCGTTGA